The genomic region TGGAACATCCCATTAATTACGCACAGGAATGCGCAAACGGACCGCAGACGCGACGCACGGTCCCGATAACCATCAGGAGGATTCATGGCCATGCCTGCTCTCTCCCTTACCTTCCTTCGTCTCCGCCTGCGCGACCGTATCGCGCTCGCGGCTCTCTTCATGCTGGCCTTTGTCCTGCCGGCGCATGCGCAAGTCTGCAACACGCCCAATCTGGCGCGCAGCGCCACGGCTACCGCGCAGACCACGTATCCCGGTTACAGCGCCGCGCGGACGAACGACGGCGATCGCAGCACCGCACTGGGCGGTGGCGCCAAGGCCTGTAACCCGCACAAACCGGCGTGCTGGAGCACGACCTAAACCGACCGAAATGTTCTGAGTAGGGCGCGCCCTGGCGCGCCGGATGCGAGCGACGCAAGACTTGCCGTCGAGCGACCGTGTAACGACCCAGCAACTTCTGCACAAGTCAGGCGACAACCCCCTTTTGCTGATCAGCCCAGAAACCTCACGATACTCGCCGCCGCATCCCTGCCTTCCTGCACCGCAGTGACGACAAGGTCCGCGCCGCGCACGCCATCGCCACCGGCGAAGACGTTCGCGTTCGCGGTCTGGTAGGGATAGACCGGGTTCGCGGGATCGATGCGCAGAGGGTGGTGCGGCGGCGGTGCCGGAAACACTTTCACCCGGCCGTCGTCGTGCAGCGCGATGCCGTGCGCGGCGAGCCAGGCGGGCGGATCGGGCTGGAAGCCGAAGGCGATGATGACGATGTCGGCGTCGAGCTCGGTCTCGCTGCCGGGCAGCTGTTCCGGGCGACGGCGACCGCGCGCGTCGGGTTCGCCAAGACGCGTTTCGGCGACGCGCACCGCGCGGACATGGCCATCGCCGTCGTCGAGCAATTCAAGCGGCGCGCGCTGGAACAGGAACTGCACGCCTTCTTCGCGCGCGTTCGCGACTTCGCGCGCGGAGCCCGGCATGCTGGCTTCGTCGCGGCGATAGACGCAGCTGACCTGCGCCGAGCCGAGCCGCACCGCGCTGCGCACGCAATCCATGCCGGTGTCGCCGCCGCCGAGCACGACCACGCGTTTGTCGCGCAGGTCGGGCAGTCGCACCTGATCTTCCCAACCGGCGATGGGCCGGCCGGCGACATCGTGTTCGCCCACCACGATGCGTCCGTTCTGCACCAGGAACGGCAGCGCCGGCAGCACATTGCGCAGGTCCTGCCCGGGCAGGCCGCCATCGGTGTAGCGATAACTGCCCAGACCGAGGAACACCGCGTCGAATTCGGCGAGCAGCGTGTCCATCGTGATGTCGCCACCGATCTCCACGCCGAGGCGGAACTCGACGCCCATGCCTTCGAGCGTGGTACGCCGCGTTGCGATCACCGCTTTGTCGAGCTTGAAACTGGGAATGCCGAACTGCAGCAGGCCGCCGATCTGTTCGTATCGGTCGAACACCACCGCCTGCACGCCCGCGCGCGCGAGCCTGTCGGCGCAGGCGAGACCGGCGGGGCCGGCGCCGACGATCGCGACGCGCTTGCCGGTGGGCTGCGCGGCGG from Lysobacter sp. harbors:
- a CDS encoding FAD-dependent oxidoreductase — encoded protein: MSKKTPQAFLQSQRQMPERVALDLRQQGDWHELYGRFEEAEAKKQASRCLDCGNPYCSWGCPLHNYIPQWLELAREGRVHEAATLCHETNPLPEICGRVCPQDRLCEGACTLNDGFGAVTIGAVEKYIVDKALAEGWQPDVSAAQPTGKRVAIVGAGPAGLACADRLARAGVQAVVFDRYEQIGGLLQFGIPSFKLDKAVIATRRTTLEGMGVEFRLGVEIGGDITMDTLLAEFDAVFLGLGSYRYTDGGLPGQDLRNVLPALPFLVQNGRIVVGEHDVAGRPIAGWEDQVRLPDLRDKRVVVLGGGDTGMDCVRSAVRLGSAQVSCVYRRDEASMPGSAREVANAREEGVQFLFQRAPLELLDDGDGHVRAVRVAETRLGEPDARGRRRPEQLPGSETELDADIVIIAFGFQPDPPAWLAAHGIALHDDGRVKVFPAPPPHHPLRIDPANPVYPYQTANANVFAGGDGVRGADLVVTAVQEGRDAAASIVRFLG